From a single Okeanomitos corallinicola TIOX110 genomic region:
- a CDS encoding GNAT family N-acetyltransferase, with protein MNYKVVNKLTDQQVYELVELYKNEFWSKARTYQRVVKMLEASDVIIALVGDEEELIGFCRVLTDFVYRGILYDVIIKPNYRKIGFGTKLLDEVINHPQLKEVESLVLYCLPEMIPFYERWDFTDGSDRFKLMGRYHQLSEE; from the coding sequence ATGAATTACAAGGTTGTTAATAAATTAACTGATCAGCAAGTCTATGAACTTGTGGAATTGTACAAAAATGAATTTTGGAGTAAAGCCCGTACATATCAACGTGTGGTCAAGATGCTAGAGGCATCAGACGTAATTATTGCTTTAGTAGGTGATGAGGAAGAATTAATTGGTTTTTGTCGTGTGCTGACGGATTTTGTTTATCGAGGAATACTGTATGATGTAATAATTAAACCTAATTATAGAAAAATAGGTTTTGGAACTAAATTATTAGATGAAGTTATCAATCACCCACAGTTGAAAGAAGTTGAAAGTCTTGTTCTTTATTGTTTGCCAGAAATGATTCCTTTTTATGAGCGTTGGGATTTTACAGATGGTTCAGATAGATTTAAATTAATGGG
- a CDS encoding DUF1499 domain-containing protein, with the protein MQYLKEIFQQIKKITLTILLTLMITIIFPSITWASSLGIDNDHLALCPASNNCVVSQNGDAKHSIEPIVYHVDRDQAKETLLKVLTVVPRTEVVEKTDNYIHALSKSRIFKFIDDVEFYLPADESVIHIRSASRVGESDLGVNRRRMEQIRLALQDLDI; encoded by the coding sequence ATGCAATATCTAAAAGAAATTTTTCAGCAAATCAAGAAGATTACATTAACAATACTTTTGACATTGATGATCACTATCATATTTCCTAGCATAACTTGGGCATCCAGTCTAGGAATTGATAATGATCATCTTGCTCTTTGTCCAGCTTCAAATAACTGTGTTGTCAGTCAAAATGGAGATGCAAAACATAGCATTGAACCAATTGTTTATCATGTAGATCGTGATCAAGCTAAAGAAACATTACTCAAAGTTTTGACAGTTGTTCCTCGCACAGAAGTAGTAGAAAAAACTGATAATTACATTCATGCACTTTCAAAAAGTCGCATCTTCAAATTTATTGATGATGTAGAGTTTTATTTACCTGCTGATGAATCAGTCATTCATATTCGTTCCGCATCTCGTGTAGGGGAATCTGATCTTGGTGTTAACCGCAGACGTATGGAGCAAATTCGTCTAGCTTTGCAAGATTTAGATATTTGA
- a CDS encoding pyridoxamine 5'-phosphate oxidase family protein: MAKVFESITEELQKFIANQQMFFVGTAPLSPTGHVNISPKGLESFQIISPNRVAYLDVTGSGNETSAHLLENGRITFMFCAFEEPPSILRLYGQGKTILPNSPEWDYYYSLFSNIPGTRQIIVANIDRIQTSCGFGVPLYEYQAQRETLVHWANKKGEQGIKEYHQQKNLVSIDGLLTPLSQVHNHK; the protein is encoded by the coding sequence ATGGCTAAAGTTTTTGAATCTATTACTGAAGAATTGCAAAAATTTATTGCAAATCAACAAATGTTTTTTGTGGGTACTGCTCCTTTAAGTCCTACTGGTCATGTTAACATTTCTCCCAAAGGTTTAGAAAGTTTTCAGATTATTTCACCTAATCGTGTTGCTTATTTGGATGTAACTGGTAGTGGTAATGAAACTTCTGCTCATCTGTTAGAAAATGGCAGAATTACATTTATGTTTTGTGCTTTTGAAGAACCACCTTCTATTTTGCGTCTTTATGGACAAGGAAAAACTATTTTACCTAACTCCCCAGAGTGGGATTATTACTATTCTTTGTTTTCCAATATTCCTGGTACTCGGCAAATAATTGTTGCTAATATTGACCGAATTCAAACCTCCTGTGGTTTTGGTGTACCTCTCTATGAATATCAAGCACAAAGAGAAACATTAGTTCATTGGGCTAATAAGAAAGGTGAACAGGGAATTAAAGAATACCATCAACAGAAAAATTTAGTTAGTATTGATGGTTTATTAACTCCACTATCCCAAGTTCATAATCACAAATAA